In one Plasmodium falciparum 3D7 genome assembly, chromosome: 14 genomic region, the following are encoded:
- a CDS encoding GTPase Era, putative translates to MLKGIYLREHLCGQYKKTNYFCVRYFSILQRYIKARPHSHELKVNETDINEEKKEEDSKRKRGESKYYAPNITRGIIPKCAYMNTWEMPEQPENAQFLKIALIGAPNAGKSSLLNSILNKTISAVSPKINTTKYDIKGIYSKDNVQLIFIDSPGIIPSHKKKKFCKELVTYAWKGYEEADLVLFIADAVKRPTHDILNIVRMLAPKNVEPYDSESDDESFQNNKINDNRQNIINTESSNDPLDYMNNIDNKSEDENNISHIKYDEMNREEKFIKYFSKEMDKDLQYSDKSIKENLFKSRKVIRNSYSDNIKNNITIDHNNEQEKLHKTNKKNDFIPPVILVLNKVDLCTHNKWANARAKEYMNNGIFDNIFFISAKYNKGIEELLNYIIKYKTKNQYWVYPKDAITTLSKVQIVEQLINTYIYCWFNKDVPYKVKHHMLSWCVNLDNSLIIEYQIIVKSEKVAKMICGVHNKLIINMRKNVSYKLTKLWNKNVYVHIHVKSIST, encoded by the coding sequence ATGCTCAAGGGAATATATTTGAGAGAACATTTATGTGGCCAATATAAAAAGACTAATTACTTTTGTGTGagatatttttctattttacaAAGATATATAAAAGCAAGGCCACACTCTCATGAATTGAAAGTAAATGAAACAGATATAAATGAagagaaaaaagaagaagatagTAAAAGGAAAAGAGGAGAGAGTAAATATTACGCACCTAATATTACTAGAGGGATAATACCAAAATGTGCTTATATGAATACATGGGAAATGCCTGAACAACCAGAAAATGCACAGTTTCTTAAAATAGCACTAATAGGTGCTCCAAATGCAGGAAAAAGTTCCTTATTAAATTCTATATTGAATAAAACCATTTCAGCTGTTTCACCAAAAATTAATACTacaaaatatgatataaaaggTATATATAGTAAGGATAATGTTCAGTTGATATTTATTGACTCTCCTGGTATTATTCCTtctcataaaaaaaaaaaattctgcAAGGAATTAGTTACATATGCATGGAAAGGATATGAAGAAGCAGATTTGGTTTTGTTCATAGCAGACGCAGTTAAAAGGCCAACACATGATATCCTAAATATTGTAAGAATGTTAGCCCCAAAAAATGTAGAACCATATGATAGCGAAAGTGATGACGAATcatttcaaaataataaaataaacgaTAATAGACAGAATATTATCAATACAGAGTCATCTAATGATCCATTAGattatatgaacaatatagataataaatcagaagatgaaaataatatttctcatataaaatatgatgaaatGAATAGAGAAGAAaagtttataaaatattttagtaAAGAAATGGATAAGGATTTACAATATTCTGATAAAAGTATAAAAGAGAACTTATTTAAAAGTCGAAAAGTAATAAGAAATTCTTATtctgataatattaaaaataatataacaattgatcataataatgaacaagaaaaattacataaaacaaacaaaaaaaatgattttataCCACCAGTAATTTTAGTTTTAAATAAAGTCGATTTATGTACTCATAATAAATGGGCAAATGCTAGAGCAAaagaatatatgaataatggaatatttgataatatatttttcatatctgctaaatataataaaggaattgaagaattattaaattatatcataaagtataaaacaaaaaatcaATATTGGGTATATCCAAAAGATGCTATTACAACATTAAGTAAAGTACAAATTGTTGAACAACTAatcaatacatatatatattgttggTTTAATAAGGATGTCCCATATAAAGTTAAGCATCATATGTTATCATGGTGTGTAAATTTGGATAATTCCTTAATCATTGAATATCAAATTATTGTAAAAAGTGAAAAAGTAGCTAAAATGATATGTGGAGtgcataataaattaatcaTAAATATGAGAAAAAATGTATCCTACAAATTAACCAAATTATGGaacaaaaatgtatatgtGCACATTCACGTAAAGTCTATAAGTACATGA
- a CDS encoding glucose-6-phosphate isomerase, with amino-acid sequence MNMEITNLKSYKELVTLSAEEKTKDLKDYLNDKNRSESLIKKFKNFYMDLSRQRYSEKTLNKLVEYAEEVELKKKVEKTFMGEKVNMTENRSVLHTALRIPIEKINTHKIIIDNKNVLEDVHGVLKKIEKYSDDIRNGVIKTCKNTKFKNVICIGIGGSYLGTEFVYEAMKYYYYNMELNKNEKDQVNNFNNNYDQDNVFNVRFLANVDPNDVNRAIQNLDQYDTLVIIISKTFTTAETMLNARSIKKWLSLKIKDDENLSKHMVAVSTNLKLTDEFGISRDNVFEFWDWVGGRFSVTSSVGILPLSIAFGYKNMRNFLNGCHDMDEHFLHADLKENIPVLLALTSFYNSHFFDYKNVAILPYFQNLLKFSAHIQQLSMESNGKSVDRNNQPIHYNTCQVYFGEPGTNGQHSFYQLIHQGQVIPVELIGFKHSHFPIKFDKEVVSNHDELMTNFFAQADALAIGKTYEQVKEENEKNKMSPELLTHKVFNGNRPSTLLLFDELNFYTCGLLLSLYESRIVAEGFLLNINSFDQWGVELGKVLAKEVRNYFNDTRNQKKSDNTYNFNESTKILLNYYLSK; translated from the coding sequence atgAATATGGAGATTACAAATTTGAAGAGCTATAAGGAACTTGTCACCTTAAGCGctgaagaaaaaacaaagGATCTAAAGGACTATTTAAATGATAAGAATAGATCTGAATCGTTAATAAAGAAGTTTAAGAATTTTTATATGGATTTATCTCGTCAAAGGTATAGCGAAAAGACTTTAAACAAATTAGTTGAATATGCTGAAGAGGTAGAATTAAAGAAGAAGGTTGAAAAAACATTTATGGGAGAAAAAGTTAATATGACAGAGAATCGCAGTGTTTTACATACAGCTTTAAGAATACCCATagagaaaataaatacacataaaataataattgatAATAAGAATGTGTTAGAAGACGTACATggagtattaaaaaaaatagagaAATATTCAGATGACATTAGAAATGGGGTAATAAAAACTtgtaaaaatacaaaatttaaaaatgtgATTTGTATTGGTATTGGAGGTTCATATTTAGGTACTGAATTTGTTTATGAAGCTATgaaatactattattataacatggAATTAAATAAGAATGAGAAAGATCaagtaaataattttaataataattatgatcaAGATAATGTATTTAATGTAAGGTTTTTAGCTAATGTAGATCCAAATGATGTAAATAGAGCTATTCAAAATTTGGATCAGTATGATACTTtagttattataatatctaAAACTTTTACTACTGCTGAAACTATGTTAAATGCTAGgtcaataaaaaaatggttaagtttaaaaataaaagatgatGAAAATTTAAGTAAACATATGGTAGCTGTAAGTACTAATTTGAAATTAACTGATGAATTTGGAATATCAAGAGATAATGTATTTGAATTTTGGGATTGGGTAGGAGGTCGATTTTCTGTAACTAGTTCTGTTGGTATATTACCCTTATCAATTGCTTttggatataaaaatatgagaaattttttaaatggtTGTCATGATATGGATGAACATTTTTTACATGCagatttaaaagaaaacattCCTGTCTTATTAGCATTAACTAGTTTTTATAATAGTCATTTTtttgattataaaaatgttgcTATATTACCATATTTccaaaatttattaaaattttcagCACATATTCAACAATTATCTATGGAAAGTAATGGAAAATCAGTAGATAGAAATAATCAACCAATCCATTATAATACTTGTCAAGTATATTTTGGTGAACCTGGTACAAATGGTCAGCATAGTTTTTATCAATTAATACATCAAGGACAAGTTATACCTGTTGAATTAATTGGATTTAAACATTCTCATTTCCCAATTAAATTTGATAAAGAAGTAGTAAGTAATCATGATGAATTAATGACTAACTTTTTTGCACAAGCTGATGCATTAGCTATTGGGAAAACATACGAACaagtaaaagaagaaaatgaaaaaaataaaatgtctCCAGAATTATTAACTCATAAAGTTTTTAACGGTAATAGACCATCaaccttattattatttgatgaaTTAAATTTCTATACATGtggtttattattatccttaTATGAAAGTAGAATTGTCGCTGAAGGATttctattaaatattaacagCTTTGATCAATGGGGGGTAGAGTTGGGTAAGGTTCTAGCAAAAGAAGtaagaaattattttaatgacACAAGAAATCAAAAGAAATCAGATAATACctataattttaatgaatctacaaaaattttattaaattattacttgtccaaataa
- a CDS encoding basal complex protein BCP1, with protein MSNIKKSIYFYKDWNDEIESEFYSEENNVSVNENSKKSSANLINEEIIEKEKSIENSVHLEHNNTYKNSGDSIFYDVENSQENKHSSFEHEKTKSSKKSFYSIYDDTDEDEDSDYHILKDNRKEKMLSLCNKKTMDIYEKEGFFNETPLNNNDNMLNENNNFNNVDNQINNNNNNNDNNNNDIYSNNFMHIYDTEALFSNNTEKEKYDSDDSHKYTSSNNLSEKIKRDIIIKNVLRKINTLITNFKMNKSEINVSYIGIFTILKKYLYIIKNKKMIFIKKKRYTKKMHSCNNKDMKKKFCRIKTFYCLKRKFLYNVDIKFLIKEKHFLKYLYLCTLKKKIQAHYNKQKRKSEKVLNKLIKYIINNEIKKKSKNKINKTTSNDDINDIKNDKYDMDRKIKNYIFKNKRSLLNYKYYNSKDYSVKKYLTEFFVNMNKSDDHKMSDQSYVEHPNIDNNSFDKDITNMCTIYEDKNDQNGENDDIRKNDENDEIRKNDENGDNDEIRKNDEIRKNDEIRKNDEDCKNSKNNNYEEINNIEKEKTNEDVHNDEIYMTYIKDETKLMNSESFATSQDMNNSIKENNNNKNCHNMDNGTDSVDNLSVCKEYVNDMKREHDIHNDINYKDKNNDTYEEKYYNSISYIDESVQNVSYDNEIQKSYSDEIIQNGSDEIVQNGSDEIIQNGSDEIIQNGSDEIVQNGSDEIIQNGSDEIIQNDDDIVIPNDGDKIIQNDGDKIIQNDDDIIIPNDGDIVIPNDGDIIIPNDGDKIIQNDGDKIIQNDDDIIIPNDGDKIIPNNSDEHLSSDYDQKSLNYHSSKSYISDSEENIHYESNIKDVNNYSSEHYLSDYCYDKNSSNYNNSEGYINNNVEKENDQYDEKRSIQYNGNSYDKSYSYYSDRAQKDIYGYKSICSEDNSKNMNYSKDSIAIIKSITSANSEEKKEMKYNKNIIYNNDCNDCNDYNVNSFYDLYDQEQFDEISQKNKIITRIGSFVTNKSVYQYEKYKKDQSSTSVVIPSKYDTHFNDIENKMEKEIRRSFEQFFNIPIQYNDLKNTEEMKHTNEYIKQSKEEIKNMENQQGINIIKQSNYSSSMQNIMNINEEEYIPLNQNMRVESIPNLYQSFENINSNYNINTNKEEIEDEKDKNNKNINKNIKNYPYNDDSDVQLNEEDIITEKHDDTTKMIRKQEQIYKIYSRLQNRILNDFKKGCLKKMKKIFNKKCKKIEKDISQNLQSVVQNYNLSDINCSEFVNIYKKKSKKKKKTKNVKSKKWGNNMHLFKNEHNDMKDEQCVKSIHNDEKKMTDRFYEIDNIKNSDQNIMNNNTCYDKKCDIINNYTYNIIQYDDEKYKICDPSKVYPYYYVTKNEEATYNNPYYYNEYNYEDFNKLDNEHSKDKYGENALINYVYLNKGNVYKNVEKNEKNKKNKERTHVNTEIKLNIYQRKESSDSNSKENIDMNNLECTSLYFTKNDLQNKNKLFDLLRNIDKKNLRDVIFKIFAVINSKRFNGDMIGEKGKFKNNEITKYIKNKNVFNKIKPYKKNTNYKNRKENKKENKKENKKENKNNKKKLHSFFIRNKLIYNNNNNSNNNNICKNKNNIQKISKQKKINKIFYPTNIYKRMYQKIKENNKNMEGNQKIIETYNTKYKLINVPNKEIYFHKNENNNIGVKKTLPVYIYRMTMKQKNKYIPIKKFNYSYLFIEKKKKNYNSSTRNNKILPYYYFFDLNNFTQNMKQNLYFKPMVTNKKSVYNEYIPTLENNKNIYVTNNMINLYNNNNDNNNNNSNNNNKYYNMSTNVDGKNIFFDGNKTCMYYYSKDYISNEDIHTKYIMDKCSEYKCSLSMEKKTNDNFDNHKPILNDIQQKNITEKEDDHKVSLNKEIHIDVDLKEKINDNKVVSNIVYVDHKNEIMNEKMVCVDDNIKDTYIVNENNELVKMDNYDSNLQTILSTDKKLNDDKIFSYAIRQYYYNLNKCTLCDKENGKKCHPLIYNNNNNNMISENAHQNKGEKSQNYNIQNNKVVKSDDHYINDDSLSKGTKKTTLKKSNNIKKDIINNINKTNNSSNRNINYACNSVVQVKNNVINVETQKKQKQNDNKEIYNLSFTNEKVIPSYYTNLVKKYKNDVGKCILKNIYNGSEYFKNSNIKYTCMNNIYMNKIYQKKKNIYTNKTHMMHNKYVNQVYQKEYDKPNVTKYQLKVKKITFNSKNQSKQINNTIFNNLDLYNNKNYDYFYYNKNCNLESSIKLKNNNIESFQICSINSPINHKATNTNYKHNVENICIFKDF; from the coding sequence ATgtctaatataaaaaaaagtatttatttttataaggaTTGGAATGATGAAATTGAATCCGAATTTTACagtgaagaaaataatgttaGTGTAAATGAAAATAGTAAAAAAAGTTCAGCTAATTTAATCAATGAAGAAATTAtagagaaagaaaaaagtatAGAAAATTCGGTACATCTAGAACATAATAATACGTATAAAAATTCTGGGGATTCTATTTTTTATGATGTAGAAAATTCACAAGAAAATAAACATTCCTCATTTGAACATGAAAAGACAAAGTCATCAAAGAAATCGTTCTATTCTATATATGATGATACCGACGAAGATGAAGATAGTGATTATCACATTTTAAAGGATAATCGGAAAGAAAAGATGTTATccttatgtaataaaaaaacgaTGGATATATACGAGAAAGAAGGATTCTTTAATGAGACCCCtttgaataataatgacaatatgttaaatgaaaataataattttaacaaTGTAGATAaccaaattaataataataataataataatgataataataataatgatatttatagtaataattttatgCATATTTATGACACAGAAGCATTATTCAGTAACAACACggagaaagaaaaatacGATTCAGATGATTCTCATAAATATACCAGTTCAAATAATTTaagtgaaaaaataaaaagggatataattattaaaaatgttttaagaaaaattaaCACACTAATCACCAattttaaaatgaataaatcaGAAATTAATGTTTCATATATTGGTATATTTACAATTTtgaagaaatatttatatattataaaaaataaaaaaatgattttcataaaaaaaaaaagatacacAAAGAAAATGCATTCATGCAACAATaaagatatgaaaaaaaagttcTGTAGaattaaaacattttattgCTTGAAAAggaaatttttatataatgtggATATTAAGTTTTTGATAAAAGAAAAGCattttcttaaatatttatatctatgtaccttaaaaaaaaaaatacaagcTCATTACAACAAGCAGAAAAGAAAATCTGAAAAAGTATTAAACAAATTGataaagtatataataaataatgaaataaagaaaaaaagtaaaaacaaaataaataaaactacATCAAATGATGATATCAACGATAtcaaaaatgataaatatgatatggacagaaaaataaaaaattacatttttaaaaataaaagaagtttactcaattataaatattataattcaaAAGATTATTctgtaaaaaaatatctgACTGAATTTTTTGTCAACATGAATAAGTCTGATGATCATAAAATGTCGGATCAAAGTTATGTTGAACATCCAAATATTGATAACAACTCTTTTGATAAGgatattacaaatatgtGTACAATTTATGAGGATAAAAATGATCAAAATGgtgaaaatgatgatattcgtaaaaatgatgaaaatgatgaaattcgtaaaaatgatgaaaatggtgataatgatgaaattCGTAAAAATGACGAAATTcgtaaaaatgatgaaattcGTAAAAATGACGAAGATTGTAaaaatagtaaaaataataactatgaagaaataaataatatagaaaaagaaaaaacaaatgaaGATGTTCATAATGATGAAATCTATATGActtatataaaagatgaaaCAAAATTAATGAATTCTGAAAGTTTCGCAACATCACAAGATATGAATAATTctattaaagaaaataataataacaaaaattgtcataatatggataatggTACCGATTCGGTAGATAATTTAAGTGTATGTAAAGAATATGTTAACGATATGAAAAGAGAACATGATATACATAatgatattaattataaggacaaaaataatgatacatatgaggagaaatattataatagcaTAAGTTATATAGATGAGAGTGTACAAAATGTTTCTTACGATAATGAAATTCAAAAAAGTTATAGTGATGAAATCATACAAAATGGTAGTGATGAAATTGTACAAAATGGTAGTGATGAAATCATACAAAATGGTAGTGATGAAATCATACAAAATGGTAGTGATGAAATTGTACAAAATGGTAGTGATGAAATCATACAAAATGGTAGTGATGAAATCATACAAAATGATGACGATATAGTTATACCAAATGATGGCgataaaattatacaaaatgatggggataaaattatacaaaatgatGACGATATAATTATACCAAATGATGGCGATATAGTTATACCAAATGATGGCGATATAATTATACCAAATGATGGCgataaaattatacaaaatgatggggataaaattatacaaaatgatGACGATATAATTATACCAAATGATGGCGATAAAATTATACCAAATAATAGTGATGAACATTTAAGTAGCGATTATGATCAAAAAAGCCTTAACTATCATAGTAGTAAAAGTTATATTAGTGATAgtgaagaaaatatacattatgaATCAAACATAAAGGATGTTAATAATTATAGCAGTGAACATTATCTTAGTGATTACtgttatgataaaaatagtagtaattataacaatagtgaaggttatattaataataatgttgaaAAAGAGAATGATcaatatgatgaaaaaagaaGTATCCAATATAATGGAAATTCATATGATAAAAGTTATAGTTATTATAGTGATAGGGCACAAAAAGATATTTATGGTTACAAAAGTATATGTAGTGAAGATAAtagtaaaaatatgaattatagTAAAGATAGCATAGCAATTATTAAAAGCATTACAAGTGCTAACtctgaagaaaaaaaagaaatgaaatacaataaaaatattatatataataatgactGTAATGATTGTAATGATTATAAtgttaattctttttatgaTCTCTATGATCAAGAACAATTTGATGAAAtatcacaaaaaaataaaatcattaCAAGAATTGGAAGCTTCGTAACAAATAAAAGTGTTTATCAATacgaaaaatataaaaaggacCAATCAAGTACAAGTGTAGTAATTCCCTCAAAATATGATACACATTTTAATGATATAGAAAACAAAatggaaaaagaaataagaaGAAGCTTTGaacaattttttaatattcctatacaatataatgatttaaaaaatactGAAGAAATGAAACATactaatgaatatataaagcaatcaaaagaagaaataaaaaatatggagaATCAACAAggaattaatataataaaacaatcaAATTATTCTTCATCAATgcaaaatataatgaatataaatgaagaagaatatATTCCCTTAAATCAAAACATGAGAGTAGAATCTATTCCAAACCTTTACCAAtcttttgaaaatattaatagtaattataatattaatacaaacaaagaagaaatagaagacgaaaaagataaaaataataaaaatataaataaaaatataaaaaattatccttataatgatgatagtgATGTACAACTTAACGAAGAGGACATAATTACAGAAAAACATGATGATACAACTAAGATGATAAGAAAACaagaacaaatatataaaatatattcacgTTTGCAAAATAGAATTTTAAATGATTTTAAAAAAGGTtgcttaaaaaaaatgaaaaaaatatttaataaaaaatgtaaaaaaattgaaaaagatATTTCTCAAAATTTACAAAGTGTGGTCCAAAATTATAACTTAAGTGACATTAATTGTTCAgaatttgtaaatatatataaaaagaaatcaaaaaaaaagaaaaagacaaaaaatgtaaagaGCAAAAAATGGGGAAACAATATGCACTTATTcaaaaatgaacataatgATATGAAAGATGAGCAATGTGTAAAAAGCATtcataatgatgaaaaaaaaatgactgATCGATTTTATGAgatagataatataaagaacaGTGATCAAAACATTATGAATAACAACACTtgttatgataaaaaatgcgatattattaataattacacttataatattattcaataCGATGATgagaaatacaaaatatgtgACCCATCAAAGGTGTACCCTTACTACTATGTTactaaaaatgaagaagctacatataataatccgtattattacaatgaatataattatgaagatTTTAACAAACTTGATAATGAACATTCAAAAGATAAATATGGAGAAAACGCTTTAATAAATTACGTTTACTTAAACAAGGGAAATGTTTACAAGAATGTAGAAAAGaatgagaaaaataaaaaaaataaggaacGTACTCATGTAAATACAGAAATCAAATTAAATATCTACCAACGAAAAGAAAGTTCTGATTCAAattcaaaagaaaatatagatatgaataatttggAATGTACAAGTTTGTATTTTACTAAAAATGATCTccagaataaaaataaattatttgatcttttaagaaatattgataaaaaaaatttacgtGATGTTATCTTTAAAATATTCGCTGTTATAAATTCAAAAAGGTTCAATGGAGATATGATTGgtgaaaaaggaaaattcaAAAATAACGAAATtacgaaatatataaaaaataaaaatgtatttaataaaattaaaccatataaaaaaaatacaaactATAAGAATAGGAAGGAGAATAAGAAGGAGAATAAGAAGGAGAATAAGAAAgagaataagaataataagaaGAAGTTACATagtttttttataagaaataaattaatttataacaataataataatagtaataataataatatttgtaagaATAAGAacaatatacaaaaaataagcaaacaaaagaaaattaataaaattttctatcctacaaatatatataaaagaatgtaccagaaaattaaagaaaataacaaaaatatggaaGGAAACCAAAAAATTATAGAGACATATAATAcgaaatataaattaataaatgtacCAAATAAGGAGATATATTtccataaaaatgaaaataataatattgggGTAAAGAAAACATTAcctgtttatatttatcgaATGACgatgaaacaaaaaaataaatatatacctattaaaaaatttaattattcctatttatttatagaaaaaaaaaagaaaaattataattcttccacaagaaataataaaattctaccatattattatttttttgatttaaataattttactcaaaatatgaaacaaaatttatattttaagcCTATGGTTACTAACAAGAAAAGTGTCTACAATGAGTATATACCAACtttggaaaataataaaaatatatatgtaacaaataatatgataaatctatataataataataatgataataataataataatagtaacaataataataagtattataatatgagcACAAATGTCGATGGGAAgaacattttttttgatgGTAATAAGAcatgtatgtattattattccaAAGATTATATAAGTAATGAAGATAttcatacaaaatatattatggatAAATGTAGTGAATATAAATGTTCATTAAGcatggaaaaaaaaacaaatgacAATTTTGATAATCATAAGCctatattaaatgatatccagcaaaaaaatataactgaAAAGGAAGATGACCATAAAGTATCTTTAAATAAGGAAATTCATATAGATGTTGAccttaaagaaaaaataaatgataataaagtaGTAAGTAATATTGTATATGTAGATCATAAGAATGAAATtatgaatgaaaaaatgGTATGTgtagatgataatataaaagataccTATATagttaatgaaaataatgaattagTAAAAATGGATAACTACGATAGTAACCTTCAAACAATACTATCTAcagataaaaaattaaatgatgataagaTATTTAGTTATGCCATAAgacaatattattacaatctGAATAAGTGTACTCTTtgtgataaagaaaatggGAAAAAATGTCAccctttaatatataataataataataataatatgatttcCGAAAATGCACATCAGAATAAAGGGGAGAAAAgtcaaaattataatatacaaaataataaggtCGTAAAAAGTGAtgatcattatataaatgatgactCCTTATCAAAaggaacaaaaaaaacaaccttaaaaaaaagtaacaacattaaaaaagatataataaataatattaacaaaacgaataatagtagtaatagaaatattaattatgcaTGTAATAGTGTGGTACAagttaaaaataatgtaataaatgTTGAAACtcagaaaaaacaaaaacaaaatgataacaaagaaatatataatttatcatttaCTAATGAAAAGGTTATACCATCTTACTACACAAATttagtaaaaaaatataaaaatgatgttgGAAAATGTATactgaaaaatatatacaacggtagtgaatattttaaaaatagtaatataaaatatacgtgtatgaataatatatatatgaataaaatataccaaaaaaaaaaaaacatatatacaaataaaacacatatgatgcataataaatatgtcaATCAAGTATATCAAAAAGAATATGATAAACCAAATGTAACTAAATATCAactaaaagtaaaaaaaattactttTAATAGTAAAAATCAAagtaaacaaataaataatacaatttttaataatttggatttatataataataaaaattatgattatttttattataataaaaattgcaATTTAGAAAGCtcaattaaattaaaaaataataatattgaaagCTTTCAAATATGTTCTATTAATTCTCCAATAAATCACAAAGCCACAAATACAAACTACAAGCACAATGTTgaaaatatttgtatttttaaagacttttaa